A genomic region of Glycine max cultivar Williams 82 chromosome 15, Glycine_max_v4.0, whole genome shotgun sequence contains the following coding sequences:
- the LOC100810649 gene encoding WAT1-related protein At1g68170, whose amino-acid sequence MKDVCNVVQGLKPVLLMVMVQITFAGVNVFYKLAVNDGMSLRVVVAYRFVFATVFIAPLALIVERKKRTKMTWTVLFQSFLCGLFGGSLAQNFYLQALDLTSATFASAMSNLLPGITFILAVCFGLERLNLTTAAGKAKIVGTLIGIGGAMVLTFVKGEEIELGSFHLNLLHPPNGTHAHATTGAHTLLGSLCALGSGISYALWLIIQAKMIERYPSPYSSTALMSLWGSLLSIVFALCVERDWSQWRLGWNIRLLTAAYTGIVVSGVMVVVISWCVHMRGPLFVSVFSPLMLVMVALAGPTMLNEKLHLGCAIGTVLIVCGLYVVLWGKSKEMKKKNQLVPAQSPHDNESNTVEIVVRPAQEDKSNRNKPMKLLQK is encoded by the exons ATGAAGGATGTGTGCAATGTGGTGCAGGGGTTGAAACCTGTGCTGCTAATGGTAATGGTGCAGATAACATTTGCAGGGGTCAATGTCTTCTACAAGCTCGCCGTAAACGATGGCATGAGCTTGAGGGTCGTTGTTGCCTACCGCTTTGTATTCGCCACAGTTTTCATAGCTCCACTTGCTCTCATCGTTGAAAG GAAGAAGAGGACAAAGATGACTTGGACGGTACTGTTTCAGTCATTTCTTTGCGGCTTATTTGG GGGATCATTAGCTCAAAATTTCTACTTGCAAGCCCTGGATTTAACTTCTGCAACGTTTGCATCTGCAATGTCTAACCTTTTACCAGGCATAACATTTATCTTGGCCGTTTGCTTCGG TTTAGAAAGATTAAATTTGACAACAGCAGCAGGGAAGGCCAAAATAGTGGGTACATTAATTGGAATTGGTGGAGCAATGGTACTTACTTTCGTTAAAGGTGAGGAAATCGAATTGGGGTCCTTTCATTTGAACCTTTTGCATCCCCCAAACGGAACGCACGCACACGCTACTACCGGGGCTCATACCCTCTTGGGTTCTCTGTGCGCCCTGGGTAGTGGCATCAGCTATGCATTGTGGCTCATCATTCAG GCCAAGATGATTGAAAGATACCCTAGTCCTTACTCAAGCACGGCGTTGATGTCACTTTGGGGGTCACTGCTGTCCATTGTGTTTGCACTTTGCGTTGAGAGGGACTGGAGCCAGTGGAGGTTGGGTTGGAATATTAGGCTTTTGACTGCAGCATATACG GGTATTGTGGTTTCTGGGGTGATGGTGGTTGTGATTTCATGGTGCGTCCACATGAGAGGCCCATTGTTTGTCTCTGTTTTTAGCCCCCTGATGCTCGTGATGGTGGCCTTGGCTGGTCCTACGATGTTGAACGAGAAGCTACACCTTGGATG CGCTATTGGAACAGTGCTGATTGTGTGTGGCTTATATGTGGTATTATGGGGTAAAAGTAaagagatgaagaagaagaatcaatTAGTGCCAGCACAAAGCCCCCATGACAATGAATCTAATACGGTCGAAATAGTGGTGAGGCCTGCACAAGAAGATAAAAGCAACCGAAATAAACCCATGAAATTGTTGCAAAAGTAG
- the LOC121173605 gene encoding uncharacterized protein, whose protein sequence is MGNCASYPKTNEGEAPVPVPVPEPVAEEVKVEQQENKAEENVVEAKTEETPVASADNSLVTLLNENEEKKEEQFEAKEVKAEAPKEEKAQAEDAKPETNEEKPAAKAEN, encoded by the exons ATGGGCAACTGTGCTAGCTACCCCAAGACCAACGAAGGTGAGGCCCCAGTGCCTGTGCCGGTGCCAGAACCTGTCGCCGAGGAGGTCAAGGTTGAGCAGCAAGAGAACAAGGCTGAGGAAAATGTCGTCGAGGCCAAGACAGAGGAAACCCCTGTCGCCTCTGCTGACAACTCTCTTGTCACCTTGCTCAATGAG aatgaagaaaagaaagaagagcaaTTTGAGGCCAAGGAGGTGAAGGCTGAAGCCCCGAAAGAAGAGAAAGCCCAGGCAGAGGATGCAAAGCCTGAAACCAATGAAGAGAAACCCGCAGCCAAGGCTGAGAACTGA